A segment of the Candidatus Latescibacterota bacterium genome:
CTTATCTCACTATAACCATATCGCTTCGCGAGGTCGGCCAGCCTGGATTCGATTCCGGCCCACCGGGCCATAGTCTCTCCATAGAAATCCTGTGTCCCTCTAGGTTTCTTGAATCTCATCTTTTAAACCTCTTCCGATCGATCTCTTTTTATCTTTTTCATATTCCTCAATATTGTAAACAGCGACCCCGCCATTATCCCGGCAATATCGGCAAGAAAATCGAAAAAACTCGAATCTCGCCCGGGAATATAACTCTGATAAAGTTCATCAAGGCCACCGAGGCCTACTCCCGTCGCGATAGTCGCGAAAAGAAGGGCCCATCTGAATCTTCTGTTTCCATAATTCAGCCCCCTGAAAAACAGTACGGCCAGAATCGCATACTCCGAAAAATGTACTACCTTGTCCGTCCCCTGGGGAAATTTCATATCTCCTGGAGTGACGTCGGGGATTGATGACAGAGAAAAAATCATGATCACCCAGATCAATAAAGGCAACCATCTCTTGCACAAGTCCACAGGGCGATCCTTTCATTCACTGCCATCGGGCTATCGCGTATCGTGGTAATATAGCCGTTCCAGGCAGTTTCTTTCAAGGCAGATAATAAATAATCTCATTAAGCAGGGAATCGGGAAAATCTCCCGGGATAGTGTGCGAATGTTCCGCAAATTCAACAAACCCGCCTATACCGATCCGATGAAGATCGTGGGCCAGAAGGCCATCTGCGCGAGCAGTTATCACTGGCAGTCTTGAAAGAAACCCCTTCTTTTTCCATTGGTCAACACCGTTTCCGGTAGCAAGGACAAGATCAACAGCCTGTCGCCCCGTGTATCTCACCTCAAGAACACCTTCTCCGCCTTTTCCCCGCGCCAGCAGGTTCCGGTAGCTGTCAAGGGTCAGACCTCCACCGACATATTCCCCGAATATGATTCCGTATATGACCTCTTCGTCACACTGTCTGCATCCGGCGAAACATACTCGATCACGCAAAACCCCGTCTAAAAGACCATTCTCCAGCAGGGCACCCGCGGCAGAAAGATATCCGGAAGCTGCACCCGGAAATGGAAAGATATACTTCCCGGTCTTCAGGTCATCCTCAGTAGAGTCTTTACGGACCAGTACTACTCCCCTGGAATAATAGTTACCCCCCCGGTGCGTAGCAAGAAGGGAAAGCTCCATACCACCGCCGGAGGAAAAAGCCATGTACTGAAGAGAAGTGAGAAGATAAAAATCGCAACCCTCTGGCTGGCTGTCCCCGGAAAAGTAATGCCAGCTGACATTTCCTCCGTCCCTCTCCCTTACAAGGGATGCGAATTCATCCAGTACCGCCGAACAGCGGGACGAGTCGAAAGCACTCACACCCACACGGACCGGAACATGCCCCATATAATCGGGTTCAAAGAAAAAAGCAGCAATAGCCAGTAGTATGATTACGACGAAAGCGGCGATGGAACTCCTTCTGTCATGGTAGGAACTCCCCTCATCTATTCTCGGGACCCTGTCCTTCATCTTCCGCCCCCTCATCCTTTCCTGATCCATCGGACCGACTTCCTGCGGCTTCAGTGATAGTGATCTCGAACACTTCTACATCCAGATAATACTTTTCCACTCCCTGAGGCACGATGACCTCGGGTTCCAATCTGTAGGTCCCCGGTTCTCTCGTAGTAATATTGAGGATTACCGAGATATCGTCCGATACGATTTCCCTGATTATATCCTCGGGCCCCTCTATCGTCAGTGAGACGACTTTTGGAAAATAATCGACAAACATCTCGTTATCGTCCTGAAGGAGGGTCGGAGGAATATTAGCAAGAATCCTGGTTGCTTTTTTCCTGACCTCCATTTCGATCAATATTTTCTCCGGAATCACCGAGATGCTTCGTCCGTCTATGATCAGGCCTGTCTCCTCGGTGATCTTCCCCCGTCTGTTGCGTATGTCTACTTCCTCTGTCGTAAGGAAGTTGATACTCGATACTATGCTCGATGCACCACGAATATTCACCCTCGCCGGGATAACAACCGGAGTGTTCATAATAATAATATCCTCCGGAATCTTTCCCTTGTAAGCGATTCTCACGGGAACCAACTTCGTGATCACCCGCTCGAAATTAAGTACCAGTGTCTTGGGATTGTCTATCGACACATTTCTCGGATCGAAATCCTCCGGTAGATTAAGCACACCGGCAGAAAGAGGAATATTGACTATTCCTTTCCTGGCCATCGAGAGATCGATAGTCGCTTTCGACCGGCCGAACAACCGCAGCTTGAGGAGACTGCTCCTCGGCCCCCTGACCGTCACCTCTATCGATTGGGGAACGTCGTGGATTATCGTCAGGCTGTCAGGGATACCCGTAAGCATCAGCGGGACCCTGAATGACTGATTCTCCCCCTGCTGAGCCGTGACATGAAGCCAGAGAAAGACTGCAAAGATCAGGGAAATGATCTTCGCCCCGGGGTTTCTGACAAGCACTTTATAAAAATCCTCGAATTTCAATCCATAACCTCATTCTGCCTTTAAGCAGGATTTTATCTTACTATCTTCAGTTTCTGACCGGGCCTGATCCTCGACCCATCTTTCATTCCATTCATGGCCATAATATTGTTTACACTGACGCCGTACTGCCTTGCGATCTCCCAGAGGGTCTCGCCTCGTGAGACTGTATGGGTCAACATCTTTCTCGGCTTCACACCACTGTCAGCGGGCGGGTTCTCGAGCAGGTACTCCACGATTCCAGCGGCAATACCTTTCGCCATCTGCTTCTGCACCTTTTTCTGTTTTATAAGTGACAGATCCTTTTTGTTCGACAAATACGCGACTTCGACAAGGACAGATGGCTTCTGCATCCCCCTGAGGATGACAAAGTTTGCCTGTTTGATCCCCCTGAAACGTATGGGGTATCCGCCACTGATATTCGTAGAGATCTTCTCGGCAAGTATACGACTTCTTTCCAGATCCTTGTAGCGGCCCATATCGGCGAGTATATATTTGGCCAGATCATCGGTATCTTCGGCCTGGTTGCCCATCTCTAGGATCATGTTTTCCCGTTCGGCTACTGTCTGGGCGTTCTCGTCCAGCGCTCCCTCGAGC
Coding sequences within it:
- a CDS encoding phosphate/phosphite/phosphonate ABC transporter substrate-binding protein; protein product: MKDRVPRIDEGSSYHDRRSSIAAFVVIILLAIAAFFFEPDYMGHVPVRVGVSAFDSSRCSAVLDEFASLVRERDGGNVSWHYFSGDSQPEGCDFYLLTSLQYMAFSSGGGMELSLLATHRGGNYYSRGVVLVRKDSTEDDLKTGKYIFPFPGAASGYLSAAGALLENGLLDGVLRDRVCFAGCRQCDEEVIYGIIFGEYVGGGLTLDSYRNLLARGKGGEGVLEVRYTGRQAVDLVLATGNGVDQWKKKGFLSRLPVITARADGLLAHDLHRIGIGGFVEFAEHSHTIPGDFPDSLLNEIIYYLP
- a CDS encoding VanZ family protein; the encoded protein is MPLLIWVIMIFSLSSIPDVTPGDMKFPQGTDKVVHFSEYAILAVLFFRGLNYGNRRFRWALLFATIATGVGLGGLDELYQSYIPGRDSSFFDFLADIAGIMAGSLFTILRNMKKIKRDRSEEV